Proteins co-encoded in one Ponticoccus alexandrii genomic window:
- a CDS encoding NADH-quinone oxidoreductase subunit M, translating into MGNLLSIVTFLPALAALIMALFLRGGDEAADRNARWLALITTTATFLISLFILFQFDPSDTGFQMVDEADWLLGMKYRMGVDGISVLFVMLTTFMMPLTIAASWGVKARVKEYMIAFLLLETLMLGVFMALDLVLFYLFFEAGLIPMFLIIGIWGGKNRIYASFKFFLYTFLGSVLMLVAMVAMYTEAGTTCIGACGDGQTALLTHQFDSATFSLFGIQIIGGLQTMLFLAFFASFAVKMPMWPVHTWLPDAHVQAPTAGSVVLAAILLKMGGYGFLRFSLPMFPVGSEVMAPLVLWMSAIAIVYTSLVALVQDDMKKLIAYSSVAHMGYVTMGIFAANQQGVDGAIFQMISHGFISGALFLCVGVIYDRMHTRDIDAYGGLVNRMPAYALIFMLFTMANVGLPGTSGFIGEFLTLVGIFQVNTWVAVVATSGVIFSAAYALWLYRRVVMGDLIKESLRTIKDMTTREKAIFAPLVVMTIWMGVYPAPILDRIGPSVEALLSQYDEAVAAADLSPATQVADADH; encoded by the coding sequence ATGGGCAATCTACTTTCCATCGTTACCTTCCTGCCCGCCCTTGCGGCGCTGATCATGGCGCTGTTCCTGCGCGGCGGGGACGAGGCGGCAGACCGCAATGCCCGCTGGCTGGCGCTGATCACCACGACGGCGACCTTCCTGATCTCGCTGTTCATCCTGTTCCAGTTCGACCCCTCCGACACCGGCTTCCAGATGGTGGACGAGGCAGACTGGCTTCTGGGCATGAAGTACCGCATGGGCGTCGACGGCATTTCCGTGCTCTTCGTCATGCTGACGACCTTCATGATGCCGCTGACCATCGCGGCGAGCTGGGGCGTGAAGGCCCGCGTGAAGGAGTACATGATCGCCTTCCTACTGCTGGAAACGCTCATGCTGGGCGTCTTCATGGCGCTGGATCTGGTGCTCTTCTACCTCTTCTTCGAGGCGGGCCTGATCCCGATGTTCCTGATCATCGGGATCTGGGGCGGCAAGAACCGCATCTACGCGAGCTTCAAGTTCTTCCTGTACACCTTCCTCGGGTCGGTGCTGATGCTGGTCGCGATGGTGGCGATGTATACCGAGGCGGGCACCACCTGCATCGGCGCCTGCGGCGACGGGCAGACCGCGCTACTGACGCACCAGTTCGACAGCGCCACCTTCAGCCTGTTCGGCATCCAGATCATCGGCGGCCTGCAGACCATGCTGTTCCTCGCCTTCTTCGCCAGCTTCGCGGTGAAGATGCCGATGTGGCCGGTCCATACTTGGCTGCCCGACGCCCACGTTCAGGCGCCGACCGCCGGGTCCGTCGTGCTGGCGGCGATCCTGTTGAAGATGGGCGGCTACGGCTTCCTGCGCTTCTCGCTGCCGATGTTCCCGGTCGGATCCGAGGTCATGGCGCCGCTGGTTCTGTGGATGTCGGCCATCGCCATTGTCTACACCAGCCTCGTGGCGCTGGTACAGGACGACATGAAGAAGCTGATCGCCTATTCGTCGGTTGCGCACATGGGCTACGTCACCATGGGCATCTTCGCCGCCAACCAGCAGGGCGTGGACGGGGCGATCTTCCAGATGATCAGCCACGGCTTCATCTCGGGCGCGCTGTTCCTGTGTGTGGGCGTGATCTACGACCGTATGCACACCCGCGACATCGACGCCTACGGAGGCCTCGTGAACCGGATGCCGGCCTATGCGCTGATCTTCATGCTGTTCACCATGGCCAACGTGGGCCTGCCGGGGACGAGCGGCTTCATCGGGGAGTTCCTGACGCTGGTGGGGATCTTCCAGGTCAACACCTGGGTCGCCGTGGTGGCGACCTCGGGGGTGATCTTCTCGGCGGCCTATGCGCTGTGGCTGTATCGCCGCGTGGTCATGGGTGACTTGATCAAGGAAAGCCTGCGCACCATCAAGGACATGACGACACGCGAAAAGGCGATCTTTGCCCCGCTGGTGGTCATGACGATCTGGATGGGCGTCTACCCGGCGCCGATCCTCGACCGCATCGGCCCCTCGGTCGAGGCGCTGCTGAGCCAATACGACGAGGCGGTCGCCGCCGCCGACCTTTCGCCCGCGACGCAGGTCGCGGACGCGGACCACTGA
- the nuoL gene encoding NADH-quinone oxidoreductase subunit L — METIILFAPLLGSLIAGFGWRFISIRGAQWVTTGLLFLACAFSWIVFLTHGPETQHIPVMRWIESGTLSTDWSIRLDRLTSIMLIVVTTVSALVHLYSFGYMAHDENFKEGEESYKARFFAYLSFFTFAMLMLVTSDNLVQMFFGWEGVGVASYLLIGFYYRKPSANAAAMKAFIVNRVGDFGFALGIAALFFLTDSVRFNDVFAAVPELAQTQISFLWTSWNAAELVAVLLFIGAMGKSAQLLLHTWLPDAMEGPTPVSALIHAATMVTAGVFLVCRMSPLMEYAPHATMFITILGATTAFFAATVGLVQNDIKRVIAYSTCSQLGYMFVAAGVGVYSVAMFHLFTHAFFKAMLFLGAGSVIHAMHHEQDMRNYGGLRKKIPYTFWAMMVGTLAITGVGIPLTHIGFAGFLSKDAVIESAWAGTAGGYAFWMLVIAALFTSFYSWRLMFMTFYGDPRGNKHTHEHAHESPTVMLAPLGVLGLGAVFSGMVWYGSFFGDHDRVNAFFGIPAHHAEAAEHGAAAEHGEEADHAAAEAEAAAEGAEASEVADTAEGAEPAADGAETVDPSGDHATLADGTHAALPAMAPEGAIYIAPDNHVMDEAHHAPTWVKISPFIAMVIGFVTAYIFYIANPALPKRLAESQRPLYLFLLNKWYFDEIYDFLFVRPAKSLGRILWKRGDQDVIDGSINGVAMGIVPFFTRLAGRAQSGYIFTYAFAMVIGIAVFITWMTMTGGAH; from the coding sequence ATGGAAACCATCATCCTCTTCGCGCCCCTGCTGGGCAGCCTGATCGCGGGCTTCGGCTGGCGCTTCATCTCGATCCGGGGTGCGCAATGGGTCACCACCGGCCTGCTGTTCCTCGCCTGCGCCTTTTCGTGGATCGTCTTCCTGACCCACGGGCCGGAAACGCAACATATTCCGGTCATGCGCTGGATCGAAAGCGGTACGCTCTCGACCGACTGGTCGATCCGGCTGGACCGCCTGACCTCGATCATGCTGATCGTCGTGACCACGGTTTCGGCGCTCGTGCACCTCTATTCCTTCGGCTACATGGCCCATGACGAGAACTTCAAGGAGGGGGAAGAGAGCTACAAGGCCCGCTTCTTCGCCTACCTGTCGTTCTTCACCTTCGCCATGCTGATGCTGGTGACCTCGGACAACCTCGTGCAGATGTTCTTCGGCTGGGAGGGCGTGGGCGTCGCCTCCTACCTGCTGATCGGTTTCTACTACCGCAAGCCTTCGGCCAATGCGGCGGCGATGAAGGCCTTCATCGTCAACCGGGTCGGCGACTTCGGCTTTGCGCTGGGGATTGCCGCGCTGTTCTTCCTGACGGATTCGGTGCGTTTCAACGATGTCTTTGCCGCCGTGCCCGAACTGGCGCAGACGCAGATCAGCTTCCTCTGGACCTCATGGAACGCGGCGGAACTGGTGGCGGTGCTGCTGTTCATCGGCGCCATGGGCAAGTCGGCGCAGCTGCTGCTGCACACATGGCTGCCCGACGCCATGGAAGGCCCGACGCCGGTTTCGGCGCTGATCCACGCGGCGACGATGGTGACGGCGGGCGTCTTCCTCGTCTGCCGCATGTCGCCGCTGATGGAATACGCGCCCCATGCGACCATGTTCATCACGATTCTTGGCGCGACGACCGCCTTCTTTGCGGCGACCGTGGGCCTCGTGCAGAACGACATCAAGCGCGTGATCGCCTATTCGACCTGCTCGCAGCTGGGTTACATGTTCGTCGCGGCGGGTGTGGGCGTCTACTCGGTCGCCATGTTCCACCTCTTCACCCATGCCTTCTTCAAGGCCATGCTCTTCCTTGGCGCGGGTTCGGTCATCCACGCGATGCACCACGAGCAGGACATGCGGAACTACGGCGGGCTGCGGAAGAAGATCCCCTATACCTTCTGGGCGATGATGGTCGGCACGCTGGCCATTACCGGCGTCGGCATTCCGCTGACACACATTGGTTTCGCAGGTTTCCTGTCCAAGGACGCGGTGATCGAGAGCGCATGGGCCGGTACGGCGGGGGGCTATGCCTTCTGGATGCTGGTGATCGCGGCGCTCTTCACCTCGTTCTATTCGTGGCGCCTGATGTTCATGACCTTCTACGGCGACCCGCGCGGCAACAAGCACACGCATGAGCACGCGCATGAAAGCCCGACGGTCATGCTGGCGCCGCTGGGCGTTCTGGGTCTGGGCGCGGTCTTCTCGGGGATGGTCTGGTACGGCTCATTCTTTGGCGACCACGACCGGGTGAACGCCTTCTTCGGCATCCCCGCACACCACGCCGAGGCCGCCGAGCATGGCGCAGCCGCCGAGCACGGTGAAGAGGCCGACCATGCAGCCGCAGAGGCAGAGGCCGCTGCAGAAGGAGCCGAGGCCTCAGAAGTCGCGGACACCGCCGAGGGTGCAGAGCCCGCCGCGGACGGTGCCGAGACGGTCGATCCGTCCGGTGATCACGCGACGCTTGCCGACGGCACACATGCCGCGCTGCCGGCCATGGCGCCCGAGGGGGCGATCTACATAGCGCCCGACAACCACGTCATGGACGAGGCGCACCACGCGCCCACATGGGTCAAGATCAGCCCCTTCATCGCCATGGTGATCGGTTTTGTGACGGCCTATATCTTCTACATCGCGAACCCTGCGCTGCCGAAGCGGCTGGCCGAAAGCCAGCGCCCGCTTTACCTGTTCCTGCTGAACAAGTGGTACTTTGACGAGATCTATGACTTCCTCTTCGTGCGGCCCGCAAAAAGCCTTGGCCGCATCCTGTGGAAGCGTGGCGATCAGGACGTCATCGACGGGTCGATCAACGGGGTGGCCATGGGCATCGTGCCCTTCTTCACCCGCCTCGCGGGCCGCGCACAGTCCGGCTATATCTTCACTTACGCTTTCGCCATGGTGATCGGCATCGCCGTCTTCATCACCTGGATGACCATGACCGGGGGAGCGCACTGA
- the nuoK gene encoding NADH-quinone oxidoreductase subunit NuoK: MIGLEHYLTVAAVLFVIGIFGLFLNRKNVIILLMSIELMLLAVNINLVAFSTHLGDLVGQVFTLFVLTVAAAEAAIGLAILVCFFRNRGTIAVEDVNVMKG, from the coding sequence ATGATCGGACTGGAACATTACCTGACGGTGGCGGCGGTGCTTTTCGTCATCGGCATCTTCGGGCTTTTCCTGAACCGCAAGAACGTGATCATCCTGCTGATGAGCATCGAACTGATGCTCTTGGCGGTGAACATCAACCTCGTGGCCTTCTCGACCCATCTGGGCGATCTGGTGGGGCAGGTCTTCACGCTCTTCGTGCTGACCGTCGCCGCCGCCGAGGCCGCCATCGGCCTTGCGATCCTCGTCTGCTTCTTCCGCAACCGTGGCACGATCGCGGTTGAAGACGTCAACGTGATGAAGGGCTGA